In a genomic window of Paracoccaceae bacterium:
- a CDS encoding HupE/UreJ family protein: MTELSLRTFAIKLIFLLVLSTATIGMWVPRVLAHELVPTIADMTILDNESVSLAFRINLEAFLAGVDLDAVENTDDDNAGETYTTLRGLSASELATRVPQLLSLWNGAPLAVAEGPLAFAITDVEIPEGLSEELPRISLLTLTVSLPEGARDVTVHWPAGSGALVLRQQGVEEPFTGYLAGGESSPAIAIGGGGAQSLSGAFFGYIPVGFDHILPKGLDHILFVLGLFFLSTHLRPLVWQVSAFTLAHTVTLALGALGLVTIPPAIVEPLIAASIVFVAVENIITSGLNPWRPVVVFCFGLLHGLGFASVLREFGLPEGQFVPALIGFNLGVEVGQLTVIAIAFACVGWFARKEWYRTRIAVPASCVIAAVGAYWFVDRVFL, translated from the coding sequence ATGACCGAATTATCCTTAAGAACCTTTGCCATAAAGCTGATCTTTTTGCTGGTGTTGTCAACCGCCACCATTGGAATGTGGGTGCCTCGTGTCTTGGCGCATGAATTGGTGCCGACCATTGCCGATATGACGATTTTGGACAACGAAAGCGTATCTCTGGCGTTTCGGATCAATCTGGAGGCCTTTCTGGCCGGTGTCGATCTGGACGCGGTGGAAAACACAGATGACGATAATGCGGGGGAAACCTATACCACGTTGCGAGGTTTGAGCGCGTCAGAACTGGCGACCCGCGTGCCACAATTGCTGAGTCTCTGGAACGGGGCGCCGTTGGCCGTGGCCGAAGGACCGCTGGCGTTCGCGATCACCGACGTCGAGATACCCGAAGGGCTGAGTGAAGAGTTGCCACGTATTTCCCTGCTGACCCTGACGGTGTCCCTGCCGGAAGGTGCGCGTGATGTCACAGTGCATTGGCCCGCCGGATCGGGCGCGCTTGTTTTGCGCCAACAGGGAGTGGAAGAACCCTTTACAGGGTATCTGGCGGGTGGCGAAAGCAGCCCGGCGATCGCCATTGGTGGCGGCGGCGCGCAAAGTCTGAGCGGCGCATTCTTTGGCTATATCCCGGTGGGGTTCGATCATATTCTGCCGAAAGGGCTGGACCACATCCTGTTTGTCCTGGGCCTGTTTTTCCTGAGCACACACCTGCGACCTCTGGTCTGGCAGGTCAGCGCTTTTACGCTGGCGCATACCGTGACATTGGCCCTTGGTGCCTTGGGCCTTGTAACCATTCCCCCTGCGATTGTTGAACCCCTGATCGCGGCTTCCATCGTGTTTGTGGCTGTTGAGAATATCATCACTTCTGGTTTGAACCCTTGGCGGCCGGTTGTGGTTTTCTGTTTTGGCTTGTTGCACGGGCTGGGGTTTGCATCTGTCTTGCGGGAATTTGGCTTGCCTGAAGGACAATTCGTGCCTGCCCTCATCGGTTTTAACCTGGGTGTCGAAGTCGGGCAGCTAACGGTTATTGCCATCGCATTCGCCTGTGTCGGCTGGTTTGCGCGGAAAGAATGGTACCGGACCCGCATCGCAGTGCCGGCATCCTGTGTGATCGCCGCTGTCGGCGCGTATTGGTTCGTGGATCGGGTTTTTTTGTGA
- a CDS encoding thiamine phosphate synthase yields the protein MDTPEQPQLYLITPSEIELSGFPDLLASVLDAQAVGCVRLNLATRDEDRVSRAADALREVTHARDIALVISDHTLLADRLGLDGVHLTDAARSVRDTRKTLGEDAIVGSFCGTSRHDGMSAGEAGADYVSFGPVQASVLGDGSFVELDLLEWWSETIEVPVVAEGALDETMMRTLAPYTDFFGIGDEIWRTYDPAASLTRLVAAMG from the coding sequence ATGGACACCCCCGAGCAACCCCAGCTGTATCTGATCACACCTAGCGAGATTGAGCTTTCCGGTTTTCCTGATCTGCTGGCGTCTGTGCTGGACGCGCAGGCCGTGGGTTGCGTGCGCCTGAACCTCGCCACAAGGGACGAAGACAGAGTGTCGCGTGCAGCCGATGCTCTTCGCGAGGTCACCCATGCTCGCGACATTGCACTTGTTATCAGCGATCACACCTTGCTGGCGGATCGCTTGGGGCTGGACGGTGTGCATCTGACGGATGCGGCGCGCTCTGTGCGCGACACCCGCAAGACGTTGGGCGAGGACGCGATCGTCGGCAGTTTTTGTGGCACCTCGCGCCATGACGGGATGAGCGCAGGCGAAGCGGGCGCGGATTATGTCAGCTTTGGCCCGGTGCAAGCTTCCGTGCTTGGTGATGGCAGTTTCGTCGAACTGGATCTTCTTGAATGGTGGTCAGAAACCATCGAGGTACCCGTTGTGGCGGAGGGCGCGCTAGATGAAACCATGATGCGCACGCTGGCTCCCTACACCGATTTCTTTGGCATCGGTGATGAAATCTGGCGTACGTATGATCCGGCAGCCTCCTTGACGCGTCTGGTTGCTGCCATGGGCTGA
- a CDS encoding RNA methyltransferase, with protein sequence MSTPVEPPDIPAFVLVRPQMGENIGAAARAMWNFGLDRMRIVAPRDGWPNPDATAMASGAGRLLDDALLSEDLATSVGDCSYVFATTARPRDLTKPVYSPEAAMRLAATKIAEGQRVAVLFGPERAGLENDDIACANAIISVPVNPQFASLNLAQCVLLVGYEWMRAVGNVMHETTEMAGTVWAETLEVEHLAAHYQDRLEQAGFFFPEHKAQSMKTNLRNMWSRMPLTRADVQMMHGVMRQLVRWKTRDD encoded by the coding sequence ATGAGCACCCCTGTTGAACCCCCCGACATCCCCGCCTTTGTGCTGGTACGCCCGCAAATGGGCGAAAATATCGGTGCGGCTGCGCGGGCAATGTGGAATTTCGGTCTGGACCGGATGCGCATCGTAGCGCCGCGCGACGGCTGGCCCAATCCTGATGCAACAGCCATGGCAAGTGGTGCGGGCCGTTTGCTGGATGACGCGCTGCTCAGTGAGGATCTGGCTACATCCGTGGGTGATTGTTCCTATGTTTTCGCCACGACAGCGCGGCCGCGGGATCTGACCAAACCGGTCTACAGCCCCGAGGCTGCGATGCGCCTTGCCGCCACAAAAATTGCGGAAGGCCAACGGGTTGCTGTGCTTTTTGGGCCTGAGCGCGCGGGGCTGGAAAATGATGATATCGCATGTGCCAACGCGATCATTTCGGTGCCTGTGAACCCGCAGTTTGCTTCGTTGAACCTTGCCCAATGCGTTTTACTCGTAGGGTATGAATGGATGCGCGCCGTCGGGAATGTCATGCATGAAACCACAGAAATGGCCGGTACCGTTTGGGCGGAAACGCTGGAAGTGGAACACCTTGCTGCGCATTATCAGGATCGGTTGGAGCAGGCCGGTTTTTTCTTTCCCGAACACAAGGCGCAATCGATGAAAACCAACCTGCGCAATATGTGGAGCCGGATGCCGCTGACGCGGGCTGATGTGCAAATGATGCACGGCGTTATGCGTCAATTGGTGCGGTGGAAAACGCGCGACGACTAG
- a CDS encoding COX15/CtaA family protein — protein sequence MSGKRKLFEEVGSAEATRPAVQPGLIDQGHGGARGAIRIWLMMLFALVFVMIAVGGLTRLTDSGLSITEWRPFSGALPPMNAADWNAEFAKYQAIDEFRIQNQWMELNDFKVIYWWEWGHRQLGRVIGVVWALGFGYFAIRRQIPTGWTPKLLLLGVLGGAQGAIGWWMVSSGVTQGEGITDVASYRLATHLGLAFVILGFIAWYTMEMGRSARDLMQARRAKESKQWGMATGLMHFAFLQILIGALVAGIDAGRSYTDWPLMGGQFFPASAFTLEPVWRNFFESPGLVQFIHRVTGYVLALFAIIVWLLGRRSTHPKTRFAFNAVLAAVALQIVIGIGTVLYGAPVHIALVHQVMAVVLWVLILRARFLSGYPVATSLRGKTA from the coding sequence ATGAGCGGCAAGCGAAAGCTTTTCGAAGAAGTGGGCAGCGCCGAGGCAACCCGGCCCGCAGTACAACCGGGGCTGATTGATCAGGGCCATGGCGGCGCGCGCGGTGCGATCAGGATCTGGTTGATGATGCTCTTTGCACTGGTGTTTGTGATGATCGCCGTCGGCGGGCTCACCCGCCTCACGGATAGCGGGCTCAGCATCACCGAGTGGCGCCCTTTTAGCGGTGCCTTGCCACCGATGAATGCCGCCGATTGGAACGCTGAATTTGCCAAATATCAGGCAATTGACGAGTTTCGCATCCAGAACCAATGGATGGAACTCAATGATTTCAAAGTCATCTACTGGTGGGAATGGGGTCATCGACAACTGGGCCGTGTGATCGGTGTGGTCTGGGCTCTGGGATTTGGATACTTCGCAATCCGCCGTCAGATCCCGACCGGATGGACGCCAAAACTGCTGCTGCTCGGTGTGTTGGGCGGGGCACAGGGTGCAATCGGTTGGTGGATGGTGTCCTCGGGTGTCACACAGGGCGAAGGCATCACCGATGTCGCGAGCTATCGATTGGCAACACACCTTGGGCTGGCCTTTGTCATCCTTGGTTTTATTGCGTGGTATACAATGGAAATGGGCCGCTCGGCGCGCGATCTGATGCAGGCACGGCGCGCCAAGGAATCAAAGCAATGGGGCATGGCCACCGGATTGATGCATTTCGCGTTCCTGCAAATTCTGATTGGCGCTTTGGTCGCGGGCATCGATGCCGGGCGCAGCTATACCGATTGGCCGCTGATGGGCGGGCAGTTTTTCCCAGCCAGCGCCTTCACGCTTGAACCGGTCTGGCGCAACTTTTTTGAAAGCCCCGGATTGGTGCAATTCATTCACCGCGTCACCGGCTATGTACTGGCTTTATTTGCCATCATCGTCTGGCTGCTGGGGCGTAGATCGACCCATCCCAAAACGCGATTTGCATTCAATGCGGTGCTTGCAGCGGTAGCCTTGCAGATCGTGATTGGCATTGGGACTGTGCTTTATGGCGCGCCGGTGCATATTGCGCTGGTACATCAGGTCATGGCCGTTGTCTTGTGGGTTTTGATCCTGCGCGCCCGCTTCCTGAGTGGGTATCCTGTTGCCACATCTTTGAGAGGAAAAACTGCATGA
- a CDS encoding carboxypeptidase M32, translating to MNAYDDLMAFSRETQALSLIAGRLEWDQETMMPRGAAPQRGEECAAIASVLHARRMDSRIADWLGILDGAELDETSTAQLRHIRREHDRACKVPAALAAQIARITSQAQGVWADAREANDFAAFAPTLEEVLRLKREEGQALATGGDVYNAMLADYEPGTTGAQLEEMFGALRPELAALRAAVLETEAPQKLNGTFDEAEQMALTRKLAQAFGYDMTHGRVDKAVHPFSSGSGLDVRITTRTNPVDPFNCFYSTIHEVGHAAYEQNIHRDYLLTPLGGGVSMGVHESQSRIYENQIGRSRAFTGWLFAQMRDAFGDFGIKDEDAFYACVNRVSDGFIRTEADELQYNLHVLLRFDLERALVSGDLKVTDLEAAWNDRFEADFGFAVDRPANGVLQDVHWAVGLFGYFPTYSLGNVYAGCLHDAMRAALPGLDEDLARGDTSPATAWLRENVQTHGGLYEPRDVIAKATGAQASEAPLLAYLKSKFSGIYGL from the coding sequence ATGAATGCCTATGATGACCTGATGGCGTTTAGCCGGGAAACACAGGCTTTGTCGCTGATTGCGGGACGTCTGGAATGGGATCAGGAAACGATGATGCCACGCGGTGCGGCCCCGCAACGCGGCGAGGAATGCGCCGCCATTGCAAGTGTGTTGCATGCACGTCGGATGGATTCGCGCATTGCGGATTGGCTCGGGATCCTTGACGGCGCGGAACTGGATGAAACATCGACCGCACAGCTGCGCCACATTCGCCGCGAGCATGATCGCGCGTGCAAGGTGCCAGCCGCCCTGGCCGCTCAGATTGCGCGGATCACATCGCAGGCACAAGGCGTGTGGGCTGACGCCCGGGAAGCCAATGATTTCGCTGCCTTCGCGCCGACGCTTGAGGAAGTGCTCCGATTAAAGCGAGAAGAGGGGCAGGCGCTGGCAACTGGCGGCGACGTCTATAACGCGATGCTGGCGGATTACGAGCCCGGCACCACGGGCGCACAGTTGGAGGAGATGTTTGGTGCCTTGCGCCCTGAGCTTGCAGCCTTGCGCGCCGCTGTTTTGGAGACTGAGGCTCCGCAGAAACTGAACGGCACTTTTGATGAAGCCGAACAGATGGCGCTGACCCGCAAGCTCGCGCAGGCTTTTGGATATGACATGACCCACGGGCGCGTGGACAAGGCGGTGCATCCGTTCAGTTCCGGGTCGGGCCTGGACGTGCGCATCACAACGCGCACCAATCCTGTGGATCCCTTCAACTGTTTCTACTCCACGATCCACGAAGTGGGTCACGCGGCCTATGAACAAAACATTCACCGTGACTATCTGTTAACGCCCTTGGGCGGCGGCGTGTCCATGGGCGTGCATGAAAGCCAGAGCCGTATCTATGAAAACCAAATCGGTCGCAGCCGGGCTTTCACCGGATGGCTCTTTGCACAAATGCGCGATGCCTTTGGTGATTTTGGCATCAAGGATGAAGACGCATTTTATGCCTGCGTGAATCGCGTGTCTGACGGTTTCATTCGGACCGAAGCGGATGAATTGCAGTATAACCTGCACGTTCTGTTGCGCTTTGATCTCGAGCGCGCTTTGGTGTCCGGTGATCTGAAGGTCACTGACCTCGAGGCCGCCTGGAATGATCGTTTTGAGGCTGACTTCGGCTTCGCCGTTGATAGGCCCGCAAATGGTGTTTTGCAGGATGTGCATTGGGCCGTCGGTCTATTTGGGTATTTCCCGACCTACAGTCTGGGCAACGTGTACGCGGGTTGTTTGCACGACGCGATGCGCGCGGCTCTCCCTGGGCTGGACGAGGATCTGGCGCGAGGGGATACCTCCCCGGCAACAGCCTGGTTGCGCGAAAACGTACAGACGCATGGAGGCCTGTACGAGCCGCGCGATGTGATCGCAAAAGCCACCGGCGCACAAGCCTCCGAAGCCCCTTTGCTGGCCTATCTGAAAAGCAAGTTTTCTGGAATTTACGGGCTCTAG
- a CDS encoding DUF6614 family protein, which translates to MNVYCCMITLKDSAKALLFAKALDDWMGHLRAANVIGEWRLMRRKLNLAADCYRDFMLEIEVDGLTQLEAAFRLTGSHDDEIAQLHRAVHDLIETADFALYRPYPDLERAERMALL; encoded by the coding sequence ATGAACGTTTATTGCTGCATGATCACGCTGAAAGACAGCGCGAAGGCCTTGCTATTCGCCAAGGCGCTTGACGATTGGATGGGCCATCTGCGCGCCGCGAATGTCATCGGGGAATGGCGCTTGATGCGGCGCAAGCTCAACCTCGCGGCAGATTGCTACCGCGATTTCATGCTCGAGATTGAAGTGGATGGGCTGACACAGTTGGAGGCCGCATTCCGCCTGACGGGAAGCCATGATGATGAGATCGCACAATTGCACCGCGCGGTGCATGATCTGATCGAGACTGCGGATTTTGCTCTCTATCGTCCTTATCCGGATTTGGAACGCGCCGAACGCATGGCGCTGCTGTAA
- the gyrA gene encoding DNA gyrase subunit A, whose translation MMPERPAYDGPSVSIESEMRTSYLDYAMSVIVSRAIPDLRDGLKPVHRRILFAMHETGNTHDKSYRKSARPVGDVMGQYHPHGDSAIYDALVRMAQDFSMSLPLLDGQGNFGSMDGDNPAAMRYTEVRMDKPAAYLLADIDKDTVDFQDNYDGKQQEPTVLPARFPNMLVNGAGGIAVGMATNIPPHNLGEVVDATLALIDEPDLTSEQLIEYVPGPDFPTGGIMLGRTGARKAYLEGRGSVIIRAKTRVEEIRKDRWAIVVDEIPYQVNKASMIEKIAEQVREKKIEGIAHVQDESDRNGVRVVVELKRDATAEVVMNQLYRFTPMQTYFGCNMLALNGGRPEQLTLRKFLTYFIDFREDVVARRTAYLLRKARERSHVLCGLAVAVTNIDEIVASIRSSADAAEARSKLMTRRWPAKDILPYIALIDDPTHTANDDGTYNLSETQARAILELRLQRLTQIGVKEVTDELEELASKIKEYLEILGSRDRIMGIIADELREVRELFAVPRRTEIVDWSGDMEDEDLIAREDMVVTVTSGGYIKRTPLADFRSQKRGGKGVSGMQTKEEDVITTLFVANTHTQLLFFTTDGMAYKLKTWRLPQGGRTSKGKAIVNILPIPPGVSVADIMPVDRDEKDWSELQIVFATSAGTVRRNALSDFTNVKSNGKIAMKFEDDHAETTLINAKIASRDEDVMLVTASGRAIRFPSEDVRVFNSRSSVGVRGVKLTGKDKVVSMSVIRHFNATSDERAAYLKMRRAMVGLTDDTEASDDEGTDANATISPDRYAEMSAAENLILTLTTQGAGKLSSSHDYPVRGRGGMGVQAMDKAMRSGALVASFPVEMDDQIMLATSKGQSIRVPVEGISFRSRSAGGVKVFNTGKGEEVVSVAWIADQGETEDGEDDEA comes from the coding sequence ATGATGCCGGAACGCCCTGCGTATGACGGCCCCTCGGTCAGCATCGAAAGTGAAATGCGCACGTCCTATCTGGATTATGCCATGTCGGTCATCGTCAGCCGGGCGATCCCGGATCTGCGCGACGGGTTGAAACCGGTACACCGGCGCATCCTTTTCGCGATGCATGAAACCGGCAACACGCATGATAAATCCTATCGCAAGTCCGCGCGTCCCGTCGGGGACGTCATGGGCCAGTACCATCCCCACGGGGACAGCGCGATTTATGACGCCTTGGTGCGGATGGCGCAGGATTTCTCCATGTCGCTGCCGCTGCTGGATGGGCAGGGCAACTTTGGCTCAATGGACGGCGATAACCCGGCTGCGATGCGTTACACCGAAGTGCGCATGGACAAGCCAGCGGCGTACCTTTTGGCCGATATCGACAAAGATACTGTTGATTTCCAAGACAACTATGATGGCAAACAGCAAGAGCCAACCGTGCTCCCTGCCCGTTTCCCCAATATGCTGGTCAATGGCGCCGGTGGGATCGCGGTCGGCATGGCCACCAATATTCCGCCGCACAACCTTGGTGAAGTGGTGGATGCGACGCTCGCACTGATCGACGAGCCGGACCTGACCTCAGAACAGCTTATCGAATATGTGCCGGGACCGGATTTCCCGACGGGCGGTATAATGTTGGGCCGTACAGGCGCGCGCAAAGCCTACCTTGAAGGGCGTGGTTCGGTGATCATCCGCGCCAAGACGCGCGTTGAAGAAATCCGCAAAGACCGCTGGGCCATCGTCGTCGATGAGATCCCCTATCAGGTCAACAAGGCGTCGATGATCGAGAAAATCGCCGAACAGGTGCGCGAGAAAAAGATCGAAGGCATCGCTCATGTTCAGGACGAATCTGATCGAAATGGCGTGCGGGTGGTTGTGGAACTGAAACGCGACGCGACGGCTGAGGTCGTCATGAACCAGTTATATCGCTTCACGCCTATGCAGACCTATTTCGGCTGCAACATGCTGGCGCTGAACGGCGGTCGGCCGGAACAGCTTACACTGCGCAAATTCCTCACCTATTTCATAGACTTCCGCGAGGATGTGGTCGCGCGACGCACTGCGTATTTATTGCGCAAAGCCCGTGAACGCAGCCATGTTTTGTGCGGTCTGGCCGTGGCGGTGACCAACATCGACGAAATAGTGGCCAGCATACGTTCGTCTGCGGATGCCGCCGAAGCGCGCAGCAAATTGATGACGCGGCGCTGGCCTGCAAAGGACATCCTGCCCTACATCGCGCTGATCGACGATCCGACCCACACGGCCAATGACGATGGCACGTATAATCTCTCTGAGACCCAAGCCCGTGCGATCCTTGAATTGCGCCTGCAACGACTCACCCAAATCGGCGTCAAAGAGGTCACCGACGAGTTGGAAGAACTGGCGAGTAAGATCAAGGAATACCTCGAAATTCTCGGCTCGCGTGATCGCATTATGGGCATTATTGCGGATGAACTGCGTGAAGTACGTGAGTTGTTCGCTGTGCCACGTCGCACCGAGATCGTGGACTGGTCCGGCGACATGGAAGACGAAGACCTGATCGCACGCGAAGACATGGTCGTGACCGTGACGTCGGGGGGGTACATCAAACGCACGCCGCTGGCAGATTTCCGCAGCCAAAAGCGGGGCGGCAAAGGCGTGTCGGGCATGCAGACCAAAGAAGAGGACGTGATCACGACCCTCTTTGTGGCCAATACCCATACCCAGCTGTTGTTTTTCACCACAGATGGCATGGCCTATAAGCTCAAGACCTGGCGTTTGCCGCAAGGCGGGCGGACCTCCAAGGGCAAGGCGATTGTGAATATCCTGCCGATTCCGCCCGGCGTTTCCGTGGCCGACATCATGCCGGTGGACCGCGATGAAAAGGACTGGTCCGAATTGCAGATCGTCTTTGCGACCTCTGCGGGCACGGTGCGGCGCAATGCGCTCAGCGATTTCACCAATGTCAAATCCAATGGCAAGATTGCGATGAAATTCGAGGATGATCATGCTGAAACCACGCTGATCAATGCCAAAATCGCGTCACGCGATGAGGATGTGATGCTGGTCACAGCCTCAGGGCGTGCGATCCGGTTCCCCAGCGAAGATGTGCGGGTGTTCAATTCGCGCAGTTCCGTGGGCGTGCGCGGCGTGAAATTGACCGGCAAAGACAAGGTTGTGTCGATGTCTGTAATCCGCCACTTTAACGCCACCTCAGATGAGCGCGCAGCGTACCTTAAAATGCGCCGCGCGATGGTTGGTTTGACCGATGATACCGAGGCCTCGGATGATGAGGGTACGGACGCGAATGCGACCATTAGTCCGGATCGTTACGCGGAAATGTCAGCGGCTGAAAACCTGATCCTGACGCTGACGACGCAAGGCGCGGGCAAGCTGAGTTCAAGTCATGACTATCCTGTGCGCGGGCGCGGCGGCATGGGCGTTCAGGCGATGGACAAGGCCATGCGTAGCGGCGCGTTGGTTGCCTCCTTCCCGGTAGAAATGGATGATCAGATCATGCTTGCGACTTCCAAAGGGCAGTCGATCCGCGTCCCTGTTGAAGGCATTTCGTTTCGTTCCCGCTCAGCCGGGGGGGTCAAGGTGTTCAACACCGGCAAAGGCGAAGAGGTCGTGAGCGTGGCCTGGATCGCCGATCAGGGCGAGACTGAGGACGGCGAAGACGACGAGGCTTAA
- a CDS encoding usg protein: protein MPPSETELMLKGYGLTTAEFFYHMPDYKHVLNTFVWQEYDIAPDHPRLFGFVEYWQSEIEGPLHSVRFTHRKMISPGEWRNVTGEFTLH from the coding sequence ATGCCCCCATCTGAAACGGAATTGATGCTCAAAGGATACGGCCTGACGACGGCGGAGTTCTTTTATCATATGCCCGATTACAAGCATGTATTGAATACATTCGTTTGGCAGGAATATGACATCGCGCCGGACCATCCGCGCCTGTTTGGATTTGTCGAATATTGGCAATCCGAGATTGAAGGCCCGTTGCATTCGGTTCGTTTCACGCACCGCAAGATGATCAGCCCGGGCGAATGGCGCAACGTGACGGGCGAATTCACTTTGCACTGA
- a CDS encoding radical SAM protein, producing the protein MKDLAEANTGKFVDSTWTAKGERRAHVSLSNPKTLWFNTGTLCNIECVNCYIESSPTNDKLVYITADEVNDFLDQIETRGWPVTEIAFTGGEPFMNPQMIEIARRSLARGYEVLILTNAMRPMMRAKMQAGLKELNTAFPGKLTLRISVDHYDAGLHDAERGVGAFDKTLTGMKWLRDAGIRMAVAGRSIMAHGDAESRAGYARFYAEHGFDVDAQDPGATVLFPEMDETVEVPEITTSCWGILDKSPEALMCASSRMVVKRRGEAHPVVLACTLLPYSPEFELGATLEAAERDVSLNHPHCAKFCVLGGASCSA; encoded by the coding sequence ATGAAAGATCTGGCTGAAGCCAACACAGGCAAATTTGTGGATTCCACCTGGACTGCAAAGGGTGAAAGACGCGCCCATGTCAGCCTGAGCAATCCCAAAACCCTTTGGTTCAATACCGGAACTCTCTGCAATATCGAATGTGTGAACTGCTATATTGAAAGCAGCCCGACAAATGACAAGCTGGTGTATATCACGGCGGATGAGGTGAACGATTTTCTCGACCAGATCGAGACCCGCGGGTGGCCTGTCACCGAAATTGCCTTCACCGGGGGTGAGCCCTTCATGAACCCGCAGATGATCGAGATCGCGCGCAGATCGCTGGCGCGCGGTTATGAGGTGCTGATCCTGACCAATGCGATGCGCCCGATGATGCGCGCGAAAATGCAGGCCGGGCTGAAGGAATTGAACACGGCCTTTCCCGGAAAGCTGACCTTGCGGATTTCGGTCGATCACTATGACGCCGGGCTGCATGACGCGGAACGGGGTGTCGGTGCGTTTGACAAAACGCTGACGGGCATGAAATGGCTGCGCGATGCCGGGATCAGAATGGCCGTCGCGGGCCGCTCGATCATGGCGCATGGCGATGCAGAAAGCCGCGCGGGATATGCCCGGTTCTACGCAGAGCATGGTTTTGACGTCGATGCGCAGGACCCTGGCGCAACGGTGCTCTTTCCTGAAATGGATGAAACCGTCGAGGTGCCCGAAATCACCACATCCTGTTGGGGTATTCTGGACAAATCTCCGGAGGCGCTGATGTGCGCCTCATCGCGCATGGTCGTCAAACGGCGCGGGGAAGCGCACCCGGTCGTGCTGGCCTGTACCCTGCTGCCCTATTCCCCGGAATTTGAACTGGGCGCGACGCTGGAGGCGGCTGAGCGTGACGTTTCTCTGAACCATCCGCATTGTGCGAAATTCTGCGTACTGGGCGGAGCGAGTTGTTCCGCCTGA